A stretch of Novipirellula artificiosorum DNA encodes these proteins:
- the epsC gene encoding serine O-acetyltransferase EpsC: MASDFRLKEQLPTLTEQIVATYTKDDAMNHLGHCPLPSYTAVVEILLDLKDVLYPGYRRKIGLHAGNVGYHVGSLIDSLHDELTTQTARALRHEHRVHQKHTDCESDIDFEAKGQAMAIELLKRIPELRRILATDAQAAYDGDPACRTTDEVVFCYPGFAAITVYRIAHELTKLQVPFIPRMMTEWAHQKTGIDIHPGATIGEYFFIDHGTGVVVGETCEIGDHVKLYQGVTLGALSFKTDEDGELIRGTKRHPTIEDGVVVYANATILGGRTVVGKDSVIGSSVWITKTVPPSTTVTLEKPQLRVRTGNSDSAIDEMNFQI; this comes from the coding sequence GTGGCGTCCGATTTTCGTCTGAAAGAGCAATTACCGACCCTGACCGAACAGATTGTCGCGACGTACACCAAAGACGACGCGATGAACCATCTCGGTCACTGCCCGCTGCCAAGCTACACCGCGGTGGTCGAGATTTTGTTGGATCTCAAAGACGTTCTCTATCCAGGCTACCGCCGCAAGATCGGCTTGCACGCCGGAAACGTTGGCTACCATGTGGGAAGTTTGATTGATTCGCTCCACGATGAATTGACCACTCAAACCGCCCGTGCGCTTCGCCACGAGCATCGCGTTCATCAAAAACATACCGATTGTGAAAGCGATATCGACTTCGAGGCAAAAGGCCAGGCGATGGCGATCGAGCTGTTGAAGCGAATCCCAGAACTACGCCGCATCTTGGCCACGGACGCACAGGCCGCCTACGATGGCGACCCGGCCTGCCGAACGACCGACGAAGTGGTCTTTTGCTACCCCGGCTTTGCAGCGATCACGGTTTACCGCATCGCACACGAACTCACAAAGTTACAGGTTCCCTTTATTCCACGCATGATGACCGAATGGGCTCATCAGAAAACCGGTATCGACATTCACCCAGGTGCGACAATCGGTGAATACTTTTTCATCGATCACGGAACCGGTGTGGTTGTCGGCGAAACGTGCGAGATCGGTGACCACGTCAAGCTTTATCAAGGCGTCACCCTTGGGGCGTTGAGCTTCAAGACCGATGAAGATGGGGAATTGATCCGAGGGACGAAGCGACATCCTACGATCGAAGACGGAGTCGTGGTCTACGCCAACGCGACCATTCTTGGCGGTCGCACCGTGGTTGGCAAAGACAGCGTGATTGGTTCAAGCGTCTGGATCACCAAGACCGTTCCGCCCTCAACCACCGTCACACTGGAAAAACCCCAGCTGCGAGTGCGAACGGGCAACAGTGATTCCGCGATCGACGAGATGAACTTTCAGATTTGA